A single window of Sebastes umbrosus isolate fSebUmb1 chromosome 16, fSebUmb1.pri, whole genome shotgun sequence DNA harbors:
- the fsip1 gene encoding fibrous sheath-interacting protein 1 isoform X12, translating to MLKINHTMEIIRGGLDDISRPASIEQTGRCVSLPHSDRSGPTAPFSLVVLTSDAADIQSSSEETIINSSARDPDKSQCHIEVTDEEKEDAELQRAIEEMRRLDEILSAKIRKEKEVKCQRKELQAKLWQELLQNKPEGHSECAQETMNTRLFLALEAPTGTEEEEDDFVPVFETQVPDWEHNRDRQNLEQSEERPDSSSESFEPGHEETGEEQFEGSHCGASKGKKQQKDFVKRNIELIRGEGDHVPLTQAEKERLAELLRDVDEEEEDSAKGADTEEDMWAVSVRTGQGYTPELSDLQRLIDIDSKIRLLLPVEEFLSVQSSYTHLSMAQQNESPDLTEEQLLSLLDEWELTESGTQDLETSDTTP from the exons ATG CTTAAGATAAATCACACTATGGAAATTATCAGAGGTGGTTTAGACGACATTTCTCGACCTGCATCGATTGAGCAAACAGGTAGATGTGTGTCGTTGCCTCATAGTGACAGAAGTGGTCCTACAGCTCCCTTTTCCCTTGTTGTTTTGACCAGCGATGCTGCTGATATTCAG AGCAGCTCTGAAGAAACTATAATCAACTCCTCAGCCAGAGATCCTGACAAAA GTCAGTGTCACATTGAAGTTACCGATGAAGAGAAGGAAGATGCCGAACTACAGAGGGCCATTGAGGAAATGAGACGACTTGATGAAATACTGTCTGCAAAGATCCGCAAAGAAAAGGAAGTCAAGTGTCAAAGGAAAGAACTTCAAGCAAAACTCTGGCAAGAGCTTCTG cAGAATAAGCCTGAAGGTCACTCTGAATGTGCCCAAGAAACCATGAACACAAGGTTGTTTTTGGCTCTGGAAGCACCCACTG gaacagaagaagaggaggacgacTTTGTGCCTGTGTTTGAAACTCAGGTTCCTGACTGGGAGcacaacagagacagacagaactTGGAGCAAA GTGAAGAGAGGCCAGACAGCTCGTCAGAATCATTTGAACCGGGCCACGAGGAGACTGGGGAAGAGCAATTTGAAGGCAGCCACTGTGGAGCTTCCAAGGGCAAGAAACAACAGAAGGACTTTGTCAAGAGAAACATTGAG CTAATAAGGGGCGAGGGGGATCACGTGCCTTTGACTCAGGCAGAGAAAGAGCGTCTGGCTGAGCTGCTTCGAGACGTAgacgaagaggaagaggacagtGCCAAAGGCGCAGACACCGAG GAGGACATGTGGGCTGTGTCAGTCCGGACAGGCCAGGGTTACACCCCGGAGCTCTCTGACCTGCAGCGGCTGATTGACATTGACTCCAAAATTCGCCTTCTCCTTCCTGTCGAGGAATTTCTCTCAGTGCAAAGCTCATACACACACCTTAGCATGGCCCAG
- the fsip1 gene encoding fibrous sheath-interacting protein 1 isoform X13: MLKINHTMEIIRGGLDDISRPASIEQTGRCVSLPHSDRSGPTAPFSLVVLTSDAADIQSSSEETIINSSARDPDKSQCHIEVTDEEKEDAELQRAIEEMRRLDEILSAKIRKEKEVKCQRKELQAKLWQELLQNKPEGHSECAQETMNTRLFLALEAPTGTEEEEDDFVPVFETQVPDWEHNRDRQNLEQSEERPDSSSESFEPGHEETGEEQFEGSHCGASKGKKQQKDFVKRNIELIRGEGDHVPLTQAEKERLAELLRDVDEEEEDSAKGADTEEDMWAVSVRTGQGYTPELSDLQRLIDIDSKIRLLLPVEEFLSVQSSYTHLSMAQNESPDLTEEQLLSLLDEWELTESGTQDLETSDTTP; the protein is encoded by the exons ATG CTTAAGATAAATCACACTATGGAAATTATCAGAGGTGGTTTAGACGACATTTCTCGACCTGCATCGATTGAGCAAACAGGTAGATGTGTGTCGTTGCCTCATAGTGACAGAAGTGGTCCTACAGCTCCCTTTTCCCTTGTTGTTTTGACCAGCGATGCTGCTGATATTCAG AGCAGCTCTGAAGAAACTATAATCAACTCCTCAGCCAGAGATCCTGACAAAA GTCAGTGTCACATTGAAGTTACCGATGAAGAGAAGGAAGATGCCGAACTACAGAGGGCCATTGAGGAAATGAGACGACTTGATGAAATACTGTCTGCAAAGATCCGCAAAGAAAAGGAAGTCAAGTGTCAAAGGAAAGAACTTCAAGCAAAACTCTGGCAAGAGCTTCTG cAGAATAAGCCTGAAGGTCACTCTGAATGTGCCCAAGAAACCATGAACACAAGGTTGTTTTTGGCTCTGGAAGCACCCACTG gaacagaagaagaggaggacgacTTTGTGCCTGTGTTTGAAACTCAGGTTCCTGACTGGGAGcacaacagagacagacagaactTGGAGCAAA GTGAAGAGAGGCCAGACAGCTCGTCAGAATCATTTGAACCGGGCCACGAGGAGACTGGGGAAGAGCAATTTGAAGGCAGCCACTGTGGAGCTTCCAAGGGCAAGAAACAACAGAAGGACTTTGTCAAGAGAAACATTGAG CTAATAAGGGGCGAGGGGGATCACGTGCCTTTGACTCAGGCAGAGAAAGAGCGTCTGGCTGAGCTGCTTCGAGACGTAgacgaagaggaagaggacagtGCCAAAGGCGCAGACACCGAG GAGGACATGTGGGCTGTGTCAGTCCGGACAGGCCAGGGTTACACCCCGGAGCTCTCTGACCTGCAGCGGCTGATTGACATTGACTCCAAAATTCGCCTTCTCCTTCCTGTCGAGGAATTTCTCTCAGTGCAAAGCTCATACACACACCTTAGCATGGCCCAG
- the fsip1 gene encoding fibrous sheath-interacting protein 1 isoform X2 produces the protein MLKINHTMEIIRGGLDDISRPASIEQTGRCVSLPHSDRSGPTAPFSLVVLTSDAADIQSSSEETIINSSARDPDKSQCHIEVTDEEKEDAELQRAIEEMRRLDEILSAKIRKEKEVKCQRKELQAKLWQELLNKPEGHSECAQETMNTRLFLALEAPTGTEEEEDDFVPVFETQVPDWEHNRDRQNLEQSEERPDSSSESFEPGHEETGEEQFEGSHCGASKGKKQQKDFVKRNIELIRGEGDHVPLTQAEKERLAELLRDVDEEEEDSAKGADTEEDMWAVSVRTGQGYTPELSDLQRLIDIDSKIRLLLPVEEFLSVQSSYTHLSMAQALVLGLGPLVDVSSVSHLRTLSHCILKGQMALLIICVACQWKIVFFEVIKTLQHSFANPGCLFLLPLLDVDEEKLQYLNPSAGIAHDQCHNVWNIYVAGLIISQFPAAFCVADFAQLVQNCDITGQLDVLLCVTISPPFPPFNHRAWLKEFF, from the exons ATG CTTAAGATAAATCACACTATGGAAATTATCAGAGGTGGTTTAGACGACATTTCTCGACCTGCATCGATTGAGCAAACAGGTAGATGTGTGTCGTTGCCTCATAGTGACAGAAGTGGTCCTACAGCTCCCTTTTCCCTTGTTGTTTTGACCAGCGATGCTGCTGATATTCAG AGCAGCTCTGAAGAAACTATAATCAACTCCTCAGCCAGAGATCCTGACAAAA GTCAGTGTCACATTGAAGTTACCGATGAAGAGAAGGAAGATGCCGAACTACAGAGGGCCATTGAGGAAATGAGACGACTTGATGAAATACTGTCTGCAAAGATCCGCAAAGAAAAGGAAGTCAAGTGTCAAAGGAAAGAACTTCAAGCAAAACTCTGGCAAGAGCTTCTG AATAAGCCTGAAGGTCACTCTGAATGTGCCCAAGAAACCATGAACACAAGGTTGTTTTTGGCTCTGGAAGCACCCACTG gaacagaagaagaggaggacgacTTTGTGCCTGTGTTTGAAACTCAGGTTCCTGACTGGGAGcacaacagagacagacagaactTGGAGCAAA GTGAAGAGAGGCCAGACAGCTCGTCAGAATCATTTGAACCGGGCCACGAGGAGACTGGGGAAGAGCAATTTGAAGGCAGCCACTGTGGAGCTTCCAAGGGCAAGAAACAACAGAAGGACTTTGTCAAGAGAAACATTGAG CTAATAAGGGGCGAGGGGGATCACGTGCCTTTGACTCAGGCAGAGAAAGAGCGTCTGGCTGAGCTGCTTCGAGACGTAgacgaagaggaagaggacagtGCCAAAGGCGCAGACACCGAG GAGGACATGTGGGCTGTGTCAGTCCGGACAGGCCAGGGTTACACCCCGGAGCTCTCTGACCTGCAGCGGCTGATTGACATTGACTCCAAAATTCGCCTTCTCCTTCCTGTCGAGGAATTTCTCTCAGTGCAAAGCTCATACACACACCTTAGCATGGCCCAG GCCTTGGTTCTGGGTTTGGGCCCGCTCGTAGACGTGAGCTCAGTGAGTCATCTCAGGACCTTATCTCACTGCATTTTAAAAGGCCAGATGGCATTGCTCATCATTTGCGTAGCCTGTCAGtggaaaattgtgttttttgaagTCATAAAAACTTTACAACACAGTTTTGCGAACCCAGGGTGCCTTTTTCTACTACCACTGCTGGATGtagacgaggaaaaactgcagtACTTGAATCCCAGTGCTGGAATAGCACATGATCAATGTCATAATGTCTGGAATATTTATGTTGCTGGCTTAATTATTTCCCAGTTTCCCGCTGCTTTCTGTGTAGCTGATTTTGCCCAATTAGTACAAAACTGTGATATAACTGGACAGCTGGATGTGTTACTTTGTGTAACCATTTCCCCTCCCTTCCCACCCTTTAATCATCGTGCCTGGTTAAAAGAGTTTTTCTAG
- the fsip1 gene encoding fibrous sheath-interacting protein 1 isoform X3: protein MEIIRGGLDDISRPASIEQTGRCVSLPHSDRSGPTAPFSLVVLTSDAADIQSSSEETIINSSARDPDKSQCHIEVTDEEKEDAELQRAIEEMRRLDEILSAKIRKEKEVKCQRKELQAKLWQELLQNKPEGHSECAQETMNTRLFLALEAPTGTEEEEDDFVPVFETQVPDWEHNRDRQNLEQSEERPDSSSESFEPGHEETGEEQFEGSHCGASKGKKQQKDFVKRNIELIRGEGDHVPLTQAEKERLAELLRDVDEEEEDSAKGADTEEDMWAVSVRTGQGYTPELSDLQRLIDIDSKIRLLLPVEEFLSVQSSYTHLSMAQALVLGLGPLVDVSSVSHLRTLSHCILKGQMALLIICVACQWKIVFFEVIKTLQHSFANPGCLFLLPLLDVDEEKLQYLNPSAGIAHDQCHNVWNIYVAGLIISQFPAAFCVADFAQLVQNCDITGQLDVLLCVTISPPFPPFNHRAWLKEFF from the exons ATGGAAATTATCAGAGGTGGTTTAGACGACATTTCTCGACCTGCATCGATTGAGCAAACAGGTAGATGTGTGTCGTTGCCTCATAGTGACAGAAGTGGTCCTACAGCTCCCTTTTCCCTTGTTGTTTTGACCAGCGATGCTGCTGATATTCAG AGCAGCTCTGAAGAAACTATAATCAACTCCTCAGCCAGAGATCCTGACAAAA GTCAGTGTCACATTGAAGTTACCGATGAAGAGAAGGAAGATGCCGAACTACAGAGGGCCATTGAGGAAATGAGACGACTTGATGAAATACTGTCTGCAAAGATCCGCAAAGAAAAGGAAGTCAAGTGTCAAAGGAAAGAACTTCAAGCAAAACTCTGGCAAGAGCTTCTG cAGAATAAGCCTGAAGGTCACTCTGAATGTGCCCAAGAAACCATGAACACAAGGTTGTTTTTGGCTCTGGAAGCACCCACTG gaacagaagaagaggaggacgacTTTGTGCCTGTGTTTGAAACTCAGGTTCCTGACTGGGAGcacaacagagacagacagaactTGGAGCAAA GTGAAGAGAGGCCAGACAGCTCGTCAGAATCATTTGAACCGGGCCACGAGGAGACTGGGGAAGAGCAATTTGAAGGCAGCCACTGTGGAGCTTCCAAGGGCAAGAAACAACAGAAGGACTTTGTCAAGAGAAACATTGAG CTAATAAGGGGCGAGGGGGATCACGTGCCTTTGACTCAGGCAGAGAAAGAGCGTCTGGCTGAGCTGCTTCGAGACGTAgacgaagaggaagaggacagtGCCAAAGGCGCAGACACCGAG GAGGACATGTGGGCTGTGTCAGTCCGGACAGGCCAGGGTTACACCCCGGAGCTCTCTGACCTGCAGCGGCTGATTGACATTGACTCCAAAATTCGCCTTCTCCTTCCTGTCGAGGAATTTCTCTCAGTGCAAAGCTCATACACACACCTTAGCATGGCCCAG GCCTTGGTTCTGGGTTTGGGCCCGCTCGTAGACGTGAGCTCAGTGAGTCATCTCAGGACCTTATCTCACTGCATTTTAAAAGGCCAGATGGCATTGCTCATCATTTGCGTAGCCTGTCAGtggaaaattgtgttttttgaagTCATAAAAACTTTACAACACAGTTTTGCGAACCCAGGGTGCCTTTTTCTACTACCACTGCTGGATGtagacgaggaaaaactgcagtACTTGAATCCCAGTGCTGGAATAGCACATGATCAATGTCATAATGTCTGGAATATTTATGTTGCTGGCTTAATTATTTCCCAGTTTCCCGCTGCTTTCTGTGTAGCTGATTTTGCCCAATTAGTACAAAACTGTGATATAACTGGACAGCTGGATGTGTTACTTTGTGTAACCATTTCCCCTCCCTTCCCACCCTTTAATCATCGTGCCTGGTTAAAAGAGTTTTTCTAG
- the fsip1 gene encoding fibrous sheath-interacting protein 1 isoform X1 produces MLKINHTMEIIRGGLDDISRPASIEQTGRCVSLPHSDRSGPTAPFSLVVLTSDAADIQSSSEETIINSSARDPDKSQCHIEVTDEEKEDAELQRAIEEMRRLDEILSAKIRKEKEVKCQRKELQAKLWQELLQNKPEGHSECAQETMNTRLFLALEAPTGTEEEEDDFVPVFETQVPDWEHNRDRQNLEQSEERPDSSSESFEPGHEETGEEQFEGSHCGASKGKKQQKDFVKRNIELIRGEGDHVPLTQAEKERLAELLRDVDEEEEDSAKGADTEEDMWAVSVRTGQGYTPELSDLQRLIDIDSKIRLLLPVEEFLSVQSSYTHLSMAQALVLGLGPLVDVSSVSHLRTLSHCILKGQMALLIICVACQWKIVFFEVIKTLQHSFANPGCLFLLPLLDVDEEKLQYLNPSAGIAHDQCHNVWNIYVAGLIISQFPAAFCVADFAQLVQNCDITGQLDVLLCVTISPPFPPFNHRAWLKEFF; encoded by the exons ATG CTTAAGATAAATCACACTATGGAAATTATCAGAGGTGGTTTAGACGACATTTCTCGACCTGCATCGATTGAGCAAACAGGTAGATGTGTGTCGTTGCCTCATAGTGACAGAAGTGGTCCTACAGCTCCCTTTTCCCTTGTTGTTTTGACCAGCGATGCTGCTGATATTCAG AGCAGCTCTGAAGAAACTATAATCAACTCCTCAGCCAGAGATCCTGACAAAA GTCAGTGTCACATTGAAGTTACCGATGAAGAGAAGGAAGATGCCGAACTACAGAGGGCCATTGAGGAAATGAGACGACTTGATGAAATACTGTCTGCAAAGATCCGCAAAGAAAAGGAAGTCAAGTGTCAAAGGAAAGAACTTCAAGCAAAACTCTGGCAAGAGCTTCTG cAGAATAAGCCTGAAGGTCACTCTGAATGTGCCCAAGAAACCATGAACACAAGGTTGTTTTTGGCTCTGGAAGCACCCACTG gaacagaagaagaggaggacgacTTTGTGCCTGTGTTTGAAACTCAGGTTCCTGACTGGGAGcacaacagagacagacagaactTGGAGCAAA GTGAAGAGAGGCCAGACAGCTCGTCAGAATCATTTGAACCGGGCCACGAGGAGACTGGGGAAGAGCAATTTGAAGGCAGCCACTGTGGAGCTTCCAAGGGCAAGAAACAACAGAAGGACTTTGTCAAGAGAAACATTGAG CTAATAAGGGGCGAGGGGGATCACGTGCCTTTGACTCAGGCAGAGAAAGAGCGTCTGGCTGAGCTGCTTCGAGACGTAgacgaagaggaagaggacagtGCCAAAGGCGCAGACACCGAG GAGGACATGTGGGCTGTGTCAGTCCGGACAGGCCAGGGTTACACCCCGGAGCTCTCTGACCTGCAGCGGCTGATTGACATTGACTCCAAAATTCGCCTTCTCCTTCCTGTCGAGGAATTTCTCTCAGTGCAAAGCTCATACACACACCTTAGCATGGCCCAG GCCTTGGTTCTGGGTTTGGGCCCGCTCGTAGACGTGAGCTCAGTGAGTCATCTCAGGACCTTATCTCACTGCATTTTAAAAGGCCAGATGGCATTGCTCATCATTTGCGTAGCCTGTCAGtggaaaattgtgttttttgaagTCATAAAAACTTTACAACACAGTTTTGCGAACCCAGGGTGCCTTTTTCTACTACCACTGCTGGATGtagacgaggaaaaactgcagtACTTGAATCCCAGTGCTGGAATAGCACATGATCAATGTCATAATGTCTGGAATATTTATGTTGCTGGCTTAATTATTTCCCAGTTTCCCGCTGCTTTCTGTGTAGCTGATTTTGCCCAATTAGTACAAAACTGTGATATAACTGGACAGCTGGATGTGTTACTTTGTGTAACCATTTCCCCTCCCTTCCCACCCTTTAATCATCGTGCCTGGTTAAAAGAGTTTTTCTAG
- the fsip1 gene encoding fibrous sheath-interacting protein 1 isoform X5: protein MLLIFSSEETIINSSARDPDKSQCHIEVTDEEKEDAELQRAIEEMRRLDEILSAKIRKEKEVKCQRKELQAKLWQELLQNKPEGHSECAQETMNTRLFLALEAPTGTEEEEDDFVPVFETQVPDWEHNRDRQNLEQSEERPDSSSESFEPGHEETGEEQFEGSHCGASKGKKQQKDFVKRNIELIRGEGDHVPLTQAEKERLAELLRDVDEEEEDSAKGADTEEDMWAVSVRTGQGYTPELSDLQRLIDIDSKIRLLLPVEEFLSVQSSYTHLSMAQALVLGLGPLVDVSSVSHLRTLSHCILKGQMALLIICVACQWKIVFFEVIKTLQHSFANPGCLFLLPLLDVDEEKLQYLNPSAGIAHDQCHNVWNIYVAGLIISQFPAAFCVADFAQLVQNCDITGQLDVLLCVTISPPFPPFNHRAWLKEFF, encoded by the exons ATGCTGCTGATATTCAG CTCTGAAGAAACTATAATCAACTCCTCAGCCAGAGATCCTGACAAAA GTCAGTGTCACATTGAAGTTACCGATGAAGAGAAGGAAGATGCCGAACTACAGAGGGCCATTGAGGAAATGAGACGACTTGATGAAATACTGTCTGCAAAGATCCGCAAAGAAAAGGAAGTCAAGTGTCAAAGGAAAGAACTTCAAGCAAAACTCTGGCAAGAGCTTCTG cAGAATAAGCCTGAAGGTCACTCTGAATGTGCCCAAGAAACCATGAACACAAGGTTGTTTTTGGCTCTGGAAGCACCCACTG gaacagaagaagaggaggacgacTTTGTGCCTGTGTTTGAAACTCAGGTTCCTGACTGGGAGcacaacagagacagacagaactTGGAGCAAA GTGAAGAGAGGCCAGACAGCTCGTCAGAATCATTTGAACCGGGCCACGAGGAGACTGGGGAAGAGCAATTTGAAGGCAGCCACTGTGGAGCTTCCAAGGGCAAGAAACAACAGAAGGACTTTGTCAAGAGAAACATTGAG CTAATAAGGGGCGAGGGGGATCACGTGCCTTTGACTCAGGCAGAGAAAGAGCGTCTGGCTGAGCTGCTTCGAGACGTAgacgaagaggaagaggacagtGCCAAAGGCGCAGACACCGAG GAGGACATGTGGGCTGTGTCAGTCCGGACAGGCCAGGGTTACACCCCGGAGCTCTCTGACCTGCAGCGGCTGATTGACATTGACTCCAAAATTCGCCTTCTCCTTCCTGTCGAGGAATTTCTCTCAGTGCAAAGCTCATACACACACCTTAGCATGGCCCAG GCCTTGGTTCTGGGTTTGGGCCCGCTCGTAGACGTGAGCTCAGTGAGTCATCTCAGGACCTTATCTCACTGCATTTTAAAAGGCCAGATGGCATTGCTCATCATTTGCGTAGCCTGTCAGtggaaaattgtgttttttgaagTCATAAAAACTTTACAACACAGTTTTGCGAACCCAGGGTGCCTTTTTCTACTACCACTGCTGGATGtagacgaggaaaaactgcagtACTTGAATCCCAGTGCTGGAATAGCACATGATCAATGTCATAATGTCTGGAATATTTATGTTGCTGGCTTAATTATTTCCCAGTTTCCCGCTGCTTTCTGTGTAGCTGATTTTGCCCAATTAGTACAAAACTGTGATATAACTGGACAGCTGGATGTGTTACTTTGTGTAACCATTTCCCCTCCCTTCCCACCCTTTAATCATCGTGCCTGGTTAAAAGAGTTTTTCTAG